In Nitratiruptor sp. YY09-18, a single window of DNA contains:
- the nuoN gene encoding NADH-quinone oxidoreductase subunit NuoN, whose protein sequence is MMEPIKVSLESLNLATLYPMLIAVAGGITILLVDLIKENLHKSLYVMLSILFLALDLGAIFGVQINTRGFFDVMLVDGIAVVAQVIVVAASMLFIPLALTSKRFHEFSLPEFFALFLFMVAGFQFMVASDNLILIFVGLETASLALYTLIALHNREKSFEAAIKYFTMGALAAGFYAFGAALFYGLTGSVEIYKIAEVLAAKGFEPIWVVLAATAFMIAALGFKLSMVPFHTWTPDVYEGASAALAGYMSVVPKIAGFVVAMRLFEFLIHADITWVRDILYLAVVVTMTFANIVALVQKDVKRMLAYSSISHAGFVMAAIMIGTTQANSGLFLYWILFLFTNLGAFTMLWISRHKINPWSTRYDHPYEKFSGLVQVMPVAATIMAIFMLSLAGVPPFSLFWGKLYIMGAAINAGYIILAIIMAINSAISAYYYLKLIVYMFLRDPESDHQVIYFKNASLSLRTIVGLSALLTIFSIFFVSPILEYITTAVRVSGY, encoded by the coding sequence ATAATGGAGCCTATTAAAGTAAGTCTCGAATCTCTCAATCTTGCTACCCTCTACCCAATGCTCATAGCAGTGGCAGGTGGTATAACTATATTACTTGTTGATCTTATCAAAGAGAATTTGCACAAATCACTCTATGTGATGCTATCGATTCTCTTCTTAGCTTTAGATCTTGGAGCAATTTTTGGTGTACAGATCAACACACGCGGATTTTTTGATGTAATGCTTGTTGATGGTATAGCAGTTGTTGCTCAAGTTATTGTTGTTGCAGCATCTATGCTCTTTATTCCGCTAGCTCTTACGTCAAAGAGATTTCATGAGTTCTCTTTGCCAGAATTTTTTGCTCTCTTTTTGTTTATGGTAGCAGGTTTCCAATTCATGGTCGCAAGTGACAACCTCATTTTGATTTTTGTTGGTTTGGAAACTGCAAGCCTTGCGCTCTATACACTCATTGCACTTCATAATAGAGAGAAATCATTTGAAGCAGCAATCAAATACTTTACAATGGGTGCACTCGCTGCAGGATTTTACGCATTTGGTGCAGCACTCTTCTATGGACTTACTGGTAGTGTAGAGATCTATAAAATTGCTGAAGTATTGGCAGCTAAAGGATTTGAACCAATCTGGGTAGTACTTGCTGCAACTGCATTCATGATAGCTGCACTAGGTTTTAAACTCTCCATGGTTCCATTTCATACATGGACGCCTGATGTGTACGAAGGCGCAAGTGCCGCACTCGCAGGATACATGTCTGTAGTTCCAAAAATAGCTGGTTTTGTTGTGGCAATGAGACTTTTTGAATTTCTCATTCATGCTGATATTACTTGGGTAAGAGATATACTCTATTTAGCTGTAGTCGTAACTATGACATTTGCAAACATCGTAGCATTGGTGCAAAAAGATGTAAAACGCATGCTCGCATACAGCTCCATCTCTCACGCTGGATTTGTAATGGCTGCTATTATGATAGGTACAACACAAGCAAATAGTGGTCTTTTCTTGTATTGGATTCTCTTCTTGTTTACAAACCTTGGGGCATTTACAATGCTTTGGATCTCTCGTCATAAAATCAACCCTTGGAGCACGAGATATGATCATCCATATGAGAAGTTCTCAGGTCTTGTACAGGTAATGCCTGTAGCAGCTACTATTATGGCTATTTTTATGCTCAGCCTCGCTGGTGTACCGCCATTTAGTCTCTTTTGGGGTAAACTCTATATAATGGGTGCTGCGATCAATGCAGGATATATTATCCTTGCAATAATTATGGCAATCAATAGTGCGATTAGCGCTTACTACTATCTCAAACTTATTGTCTATATGTTCTTGCGCGATCCAGAATCTGATCATCAAGTGATCTACTTTAAAAATGCATCTTTGTCATTACGTACTATTGTGGGACTCTCCGCGCTCCTTACGATCTTTTCAATATTTTTCGTTTCACCAATTTTAGAGTATATCACTACAGCAGTGAGAGTTAGCGGCTATTAA
- the nuoL gene encoding NADH-quinone oxidoreductase subunit L has product MEKYVLTTLFAPLVGSLFAAMFGMQPKRLITGIVTSLLLFISFVSAVILLVHIAGTDEIVRVELFDWITVGSLNIPFGFVADYVSVIMMVTVTLVSTLVHVYSIGYMEHDEGFNRFFSYLSAFVFSMLVLVMSDNFAGLFIGWEGVGLCSWLLIGFWYYKKDEPREINPSISPSWAANEAFIMNRIADLGMLLGLFLIYWSVGSLQYDVVFSHVNLFNISVITLMGIFLFIGAMGKSAQFPLHTWLADAMEGPTPVSALIHAATMVTAGVYLVIRAYPIYSQIPDVGLFIASLGAFVAVFAASMALVNTDLKRIIAYSTLSQLGYMFVAAGLGAYWVGLFHLMTHAFFKALLFLGAGNVMHAMHDELNIFKMGGLGKVMKWTAIMMIIASLALAGIYPFAGFFSKDKILEVAFDSHHYILWFMLWVGAGMTAFYSFRLIMLVFFGEERYKKYGFHPHEAHWYMLAAMAPLAILAIVAGFFEHPFEEFVTRLLPEYHFHTHGIAIVALIGLTTLIALSGIALAVYKYSHGGFSEKWKETFIYKLLYNQYYIPIIYEKLFTKPYAELSRIAWKELDMRIVDATVDFVAGIIYKTGFAGRVVQSGNLSKMLRWMVIGLLILLVLVVLYSPVR; this is encoded by the coding sequence ATGGAAAAATATGTATTGACGACACTCTTCGCTCCCCTTGTTGGCTCACTCTTTGCAGCCATGTTTGGAATGCAGCCGAAGAGATTAATCACAGGGATTGTAACATCGCTGCTACTCTTTATCTCTTTTGTGAGTGCAGTAATTTTGCTCGTTCATATTGCAGGTACTGATGAGATTGTACGTGTTGAGCTTTTTGATTGGATAACTGTAGGATCGCTCAATATTCCTTTTGGTTTTGTGGCTGATTATGTTTCAGTCATTATGATGGTGACAGTGACACTTGTCTCTACCCTCGTGCACGTCTACTCCATCGGCTATATGGAACATGATGAAGGGTTCAATAGATTTTTTAGCTATTTGAGTGCTTTCGTCTTCTCAATGCTCGTTCTTGTCATGAGTGATAATTTTGCAGGACTCTTCATCGGATGGGAGGGTGTTGGTCTTTGTTCATGGTTGCTTATTGGATTTTGGTACTACAAAAAAGATGAGCCAAGAGAAATCAACCCATCCATCAGTCCATCATGGGCAGCAAATGAAGCGTTTATTATGAACCGTATTGCCGATCTTGGTATGTTACTGGGTCTCTTCCTCATCTACTGGAGTGTAGGATCTTTGCAGTATGATGTAGTCTTTTCTCATGTAAATCTCTTTAATATTAGTGTTATTACACTTATGGGAATCTTCCTTTTCATAGGTGCAATGGGAAAATCTGCCCAGTTTCCACTCCATACCTGGCTTGCAGATGCTATGGAGGGTCCAACTCCTGTGTCAGCACTTATCCACGCTGCTACAATGGTAACAGCTGGTGTATATTTGGTTATTAGAGCCTATCCTATCTATTCACAAATTCCTGATGTGGGATTATTTATAGCTTCTTTGGGTGCATTTGTTGCAGTATTTGCTGCATCTATGGCTCTTGTCAATACTGACCTTAAAAGAATTATCGCCTACTCAACACTTTCACAGCTCGGATATATGTTCGTTGCTGCTGGCCTTGGTGCGTACTGGGTAGGTCTCTTTCACCTTATGACGCATGCATTCTTTAAAGCGCTCCTCTTCTTGGGTGCAGGAAATGTTATGCATGCTATGCATGATGAGCTCAATATTTTCAAAATGGGTGGTCTTGGTAAAGTGATGAAGTGGACAGCAATAATGATGATCATTGCCTCACTTGCACTTGCAGGTATCTATCCATTCGCTGGATTTTTCTCAAAAGATAAGATTTTGGAAGTTGCATTTGATTCACATCATTATATCCTCTGGTTTATGCTATGGGTTGGTGCTGGTATGACAGCATTTTATAGCTTCCGCCTCATAATGCTCGTATTCTTTGGAGAAGAGCGCTATAAAAAGTATGGTTTCCATCCACACGAAGCTCACTGGTATATGCTGGCAGCCATGGCGCCACTTGCAATTTTGGCAATAGTTGCTGGTTTCTTTGAACATCCATTTGAGGAGTTTGTGACAAGATTGCTGCCTGAGTATCATTTCCATACACATGGCATTGCTATCGTTGCACTTATAGGACTTACCACACTTATAGCACTCAGTGGTATTGCATTGGCAGTATATAAATACTCCCATGGTGGGTTCAGTGAGAAATGGAAAGAGACATTTATCTATAAACTGCTTTACAATCAATACTATATTCCGATTATTTATGAAAAACTCTTCACAAAACCGTATGCAGAGCTCAGCCGCATTGCATGGAAAGAGCTTGATATGCGTATTGTCGATGCTACTGTCGATTTTGTTGCAGGTATTATTTACAAAACAGGTTTTGCTGGTAGAGTAGTACAAAGTGGTAACCTTTCCAAAATGCTACGTTGGATGGTTATAGGTCTATTGATCTTGTTAGTACTTGTAGTGCTTTATAGCCCGGTAAGGTAA
- a CDS encoding NADH-quinone oxidoreductase subunit M, which translates to MNHILSLLVFFPLLAGLLGFIVKRDNIRVYGITVAAVEFALSLFLWMMYDKGDGAFQFVEFIPLIPSYGINYQLGVDGISLFLVILSTFITLIGFISLTIEKNLKNMIISLLFLEMTMVGVFVALDAIIFYIFWELSLVPMLYIIGYWGSELRVYAAIKFFLYTFFGSLIMLVGMLFLAYLYYLATGTISFSIPDWHRLILPYDYQIWLFLAFFLGMAIKVPMFPFHTWLPYAHGQAPTIGSVILAAVLLKMGTYGFVRFSLPIFPDASIALIGPIAVLAIIMVIYTAMVAYAQEDMKQVIAYSSISHMGVIILGTFAMNLEGIAGSIFLMISHGIVSGALFMLVGNIYDRRHTKLLSEFGGLAKVMPKYATIYGIVLMASVGLPLTIGFVGEFLSLMGVYKISATYAFLGGMGIILGAAYMLRVYKLTFFGPITKEENKKLLDLNWKELTSLLSLVFVIIWLGVNPNPVLKPINNSVHDMLVLMEKKAITPEAKEILSSNTVELEAK; encoded by the coding sequence ATGAATCACATTCTGTCACTATTAGTATTCTTCCCATTATTAGCGGGACTGTTGGGTTTTATTGTCAAAAGAGACAATATACGTGTCTACGGTATCACTGTAGCAGCTGTAGAGTTCGCACTCTCACTCTTTTTATGGATGATGTATGATAAGGGTGATGGTGCATTCCAATTTGTAGAGTTTATACCTCTTATCCCTAGCTATGGTATTAATTATCAGCTTGGAGTTGATGGTATATCGCTCTTTTTAGTAATTCTCTCTACATTTATTACCCTTATTGGATTTATCTCTCTTACTATTGAAAAGAATCTTAAAAATATGATCATCTCGTTGCTCTTTCTTGAGATGACAATGGTTGGGGTCTTTGTAGCTCTTGATGCAATAATCTTTTATATTTTTTGGGAACTCTCTCTTGTACCTATGCTCTATATTATTGGTTATTGGGGTAGCGAACTGCGTGTATATGCAGCGATTAAATTCTTCCTCTATACTTTCTTTGGTTCACTCATCATGCTTGTTGGTATGCTTTTCTTAGCATATCTTTATTACCTTGCAACTGGAACGATAAGCTTTTCTATTCCTGATTGGCATCGACTCATTCTTCCATACGATTATCAAATCTGGCTTTTTTTGGCATTCTTCCTTGGTATGGCTATCAAGGTGCCAATGTTCCCATTCCATACATGGTTACCGTATGCCCATGGTCAAGCACCTACAATCGGTTCAGTGATATTGGCTGCAGTGCTTTTGAAAATGGGTACTTATGGATTTGTGAGATTTTCTTTGCCCATCTTCCCAGATGCTTCAATTGCACTCATCGGCCCAATTGCCGTTCTGGCCATCATCATGGTCATCTATACAGCAATGGTAGCCTATGCGCAAGAAGATATGAAGCAAGTAATCGCATATAGCTCAATTTCACATATGGGTGTGATTATTCTGGGAACATTTGCTATGAACCTTGAAGGAATTGCAGGATCTATCTTTTTGATGATAAGCCACGGAATTGTCAGCGGGGCTCTATTTATGCTTGTAGGAAACATCTATGATAGACGTCATACGAAGCTATTGAGTGAGTTTGGCGGTTTGGCAAAGGTGATGCCAAAATATGCGACAATCTATGGAATCGTACTCATGGCTTCAGTAGGATTGCCGCTTACTATTGGATTCGTTGGTGAGTTTTTGAGCCTCATGGGGGTTTATAAAATTTCAGCTACTTATGCGTTTTTAGGTGGTATGGGTATTATTCTCGGTGCAGCATATATGTTAAGAGTCTATAAGTTGACCTTTTTTGGTCCAATTACAAAAGAGGAGAACAAAAAGCTTTTAGATCTTAATTGGAAAGAACTTACCTCTTTACTCTCTTTAGTCTTTGTAATTATTTGGCTTGGTGTTAATCCAAACCCGGTTCTTAAACCTATTAATAATAGTGTCCATGATATGCTGGTATTGATGGAGAAAAAGGCAATTACACCAGAAGCAAAAGAGATCCTTAGCAGCAATACAGTTGAATTGGAGGCAAAATAA
- a CDS encoding NADH-quinone oxidoreductase subunit J produces MVEAIAFYLFAILTIAMFTITVMSKNALYAMSSLAAGMIFISAFFFLLDADFLGVVQIIVYSGAVMALYAFAMMFMDTTKDVKEKNPSNKIIFFLSGMVALLLVIILLTPMISDKVQALYPVSDEIGNTEAVGIVLFTKYLVPFEVAAIMLLVAMIAGIILASKRMDESITLKLDQEIEQEEKGKA; encoded by the coding sequence ATGGTAGAGGCTATAGCGTTTTATCTCTTTGCGATACTTACTATTGCAATGTTTACTATTACGGTCATGAGCAAGAATGCGCTCTATGCAATGAGCTCACTCGCAGCAGGTATGATCTTTATCTCTGCGTTTTTCTTCTTACTCGATGCAGACTTTTTGGGCGTTGTACAGATTATTGTATACAGTGGTGCTGTTATGGCACTCTATGCTTTTGCAATGATGTTTATGGATACGACGAAGGATGTCAAAGAGAAAAATCCATCCAATAAGATTATCTTTTTCCTCAGCGGTATGGTGGCATTGTTGCTCGTTATTATCCTCTTGACACCTATGATTTCAGATAAAGTTCAAGCACTCTATCCAGTAAGTGATGAGATAGGAAACACAGAAGCTGTTGGTATTGTGCTCTTTACAAAATATCTCGTGCCTTTTGAGGTTGCTGCAATTATGCTTTTGGTAGCAATGATAGCTGGAATAATTCTTGCAAGTAAACGCATGGATGAGAGTATTACACTCAAACTTGACCAAGAGATTGAACAAGAAGAAAAGGGTAAAGCATGA
- the nuoI gene encoding NADH-quinone oxidoreductase subunit NuoI gives MSGLEQFKDRNVSQNYYKVKIEPYPKTGWEKFKRVLKRSVKLELFVGLKITLMEMLRFNIHTVQYPKEKLPIGPRYRAVHKLLRLLESGTERCIGCGLCEKICISNCIRIDTKVDEHGRKIPTEYTINFGRCIFCGYCAEVCPELAIVHGQDYENASEQRAHFALKEDMLTPLDKLKEQKEYPGFGAPTPAADKLIKKTPLAY, from the coding sequence ATGAGTGGATTAGAGCAGTTTAAAGATAGAAACGTATCACAAAACTACTACAAAGTGAAAATAGAACCATATCCAAAAACTGGATGGGAAAAGTTCAAAAGAGTTCTCAAAAGAAGTGTGAAGCTTGAACTTTTTGTGGGACTGAAGATTACACTCATGGAGATGCTACGTTTCAATATTCACACAGTTCAATATCCAAAAGAGAAGCTTCCAATTGGACCAAGATACCGTGCTGTGCATAAGCTCTTGCGTTTGCTAGAGAGCGGAACAGAAAGATGCATCGGATGTGGTCTTTGCGAAAAGATCTGCATCTCGAACTGCATACGTATCGATACAAAGGTAGATGAGCATGGCCGTAAAATTCCAACAGAATATACGATCAACTTCGGTCGCTGCATCTTCTGTGGATATTGTGCAGAAGTGTGTCCTGAGCTTGCGATTGTCCATGGTCAAGATTATGAAAATGCGAGTGAACAGCGAGCACACTTTGCACTCAAAGAGGATATGCTTACACCTCTTGATAAACTCAAAGAGCAAAAAGAGTATCCAGGATTTGGTGCGCCAACGCCAGCAGCTGATAAACTAATCAAAAAAACGCCACTAGCGTATTAA
- the nuoK gene encoding NADH-quinone oxidoreductase subunit NuoK, with product MITLTHYLVLAALIFSIALVGILRRKNLLMLFFATEIALNAVNIALAAFSKYNGDLTGQLFAFFIVAIAASEVAVGLGLLIVWYKRRGNIDLDTLQSMNG from the coding sequence ATGATCACGCTCACACACTATCTCGTTCTTGCTGCACTTATTTTTAGTATAGCTCTTGTGGGAATTCTTAGACGCAAAAACTTGCTTATGCTCTTTTTTGCGACAGAGATTGCACTCAACGCAGTCAATATTGCCCTCGCAGCATTTTCAAAATATAACGGTGATCTCACTGGTCAGCTCTTTGCCTTTTTTATCGTAGCTATAGCTGCAAGTGAAGTGGCAGTGGGACTTGGATTATTGATCGTTTGGTATAAACGTCGTGGCAATATCGATCTTGATACACTACAATCTATGAATGGGTAA
- the miaA gene encoding tRNA (adenosine(37)-N6)-dimethylallyltransferase MiaA: MKEIAIIGPTASGKSALALQLAENFHANILSIDSLSIYKEIDIVSAKPNKEELKRVKHFGIDILYPNEHFSVARFIDIYKEAKEESLKEKKNLILVGGSSFYLKSLLDGISPMPHISQEIIYKVQNLIKKRQGYTFLQNIDPITAQKLNSTDTYRVQKALEIYFATNTPPSRYFQLHPPKRIASIPIFEIVIQRDLLRQRIFERTKKMVEAGLINEIAYLEKRYTRQPHPMKAIGIKETLDYLDGKIRSIQELIEKISIHTAQLAKRQITFNKTQFKQKTSLLPSELKEEVAKELAD, translated from the coding sequence ATGAAAGAGATAGCAATCATAGGTCCTACCGCAAGTGGCAAGAGTGCATTAGCGCTTCAGTTGGCTGAAAATTTTCATGCCAATATTCTCTCCATTGATAGTCTCTCAATCTATAAAGAGATCGATATTGTTTCAGCCAAACCAAATAAAGAAGAACTTAAGAGAGTAAAACATTTTGGGATAGATATACTCTATCCCAATGAACATTTTAGTGTTGCGAGATTTATTGATATTTACAAAGAAGCAAAAGAGGAGTCGTTAAAAGAAAAGAAAAATTTAATACTTGTTGGAGGTAGCAGTTTCTATCTAAAATCCCTCCTCGATGGCATCTCACCGATGCCACATATATCACAAGAAATTATTTATAAAGTGCAAAATCTCATTAAAAAAAGGCAAGGCTACACATTTTTACAAAATATTGACCCGATTACTGCACAAAAACTCAACTCAACAGATACTTATAGAGTGCAAAAAGCACTTGAGATTTATTTTGCAACAAATACTCCGCCATCTCGCTACTTCCAACTTCATCCACCAAAACGCATCGCATCAATACCTATTTTTGAGATAGTAATACAAAGAGACTTGCTGCGCCAACGAATATTTGAACGCACAAAGAAAATGGTAGAAGCAGGACTCATAAATGAGATTGCATATTTAGAGAAGCGCTATACAAGACAACCACATCCAATGAAAGCGATAGGGATCAAAGAGACACTCGATTATCTAGATGGCAAAATTCGATCAATCCAAGAGCTCATAGAAAAAATATCAATCCATACTGCCCAGCTTGCAAAAAGGCAAATAACATTTAACAAAACGCAATTTAAGCAAAAAACCTCTCTGCTCCCTAGTGAGCTTAAAGAAGAAGTAGCAAAAGAGCTAGCAGATTAA
- the nuoH gene encoding NADH-quinone oxidoreductase subunit NuoH — protein MDAAFVISTIIKILIVLGLFSALAGFGTYVERKVLAFMQRRLGPMHVGPYGLLQVLADGIKLFTKEDFIPQGAVRPIFMIAPVITAATAFIAMAAIPMFPEFTIGGYTVRPIISDINVGLLFVLGVMATGLYGPLLAGMASGNKWSLLGAARTAIQYLSYEVVTGLSVLAPVMIVGSLSLIDFNNYQSGGVAEWIVWKQPIAFILFMIAGFAETNRTPFDLLEHEAEVISGYATEYSGMRWGMFFIGEYANMFTIGFLASLIFLGGFNDLWFIPGAVAILLKVFFLFFFFLWTRASWPHVRPDQLMWLCWKVLMPLAVINVVITGIVMMF, from the coding sequence ATGGATGCAGCATTTGTAATATCAACCATTATAAAGATCCTCATAGTTCTTGGACTCTTTTCAGCATTGGCTGGATTTGGGACATATGTAGAGCGTAAAGTCCTTGCATTCATGCAAAGACGTCTTGGACCTATGCATGTAGGGCCTTACGGACTTTTGCAGGTACTTGCTGATGGTATCAAACTCTTTACCAAAGAGGACTTTATACCACAAGGTGCTGTGCGTCCTATATTTATGATAGCACCTGTTATTACAGCTGCTACAGCCTTCATCGCTATGGCAGCTATCCCTATGTTTCCAGAATTTACAATTGGTGGTTATACAGTTAGACCGATCATTTCAGATATCAATGTTGGCCTGCTCTTTGTTCTTGGTGTGATGGCTACAGGACTTTATGGTCCGCTCCTTGCAGGTATGGCTTCAGGCAACAAATGGAGTTTGCTTGGTGCTGCAAGGACTGCTATCCAGTATCTAAGCTACGAAGTTGTAACAGGTCTTTCAGTTCTAGCTCCTGTAATGATTGTTGGATCACTCTCACTTATCGATTTTAATAACTACCAAAGCGGTGGGGTAGCAGAGTGGATTGTATGGAAGCAGCCAATTGCATTTATTCTTTTCATGATTGCTGGATTTGCAGAAACAAACAGAACACCATTTGACCTTTTGGAACACGAAGCTGAAGTGATTTCTGGCTACGCAACAGAGTATAGTGGTATGCGTTGGGGTATGTTTTTTATAGGTGAATATGCGAATATGTTTACTATTGGATTTTTGGCAAGTCTCATATTCTTAGGCGGATTTAACGATCTATGGTTTATCCCTGGAGCGGTCGCAATACTTCTCAAAGTGTTTTTCTTATTCTTTTTCTTCTTGTGGACTAGAGCATCTTGGCCACATGTAAGACCGGATCAGTTGATGTGGCTCTGTTGGAAAGTCTTGATGCCATTGGCAGTAATCAATGTGGTCATCACTGGTATAGTGATGATGTTTTAA
- a CDS encoding NADH-quinone oxidoreductase subunit G, which yields MSEKIKITIDGKECETVAGEYVLNVARANGIFIPAICYLTNCSPTLACRLCLVEADGKQVYACNAKAKDGMSIVTVTENIIKERRAIMEVYDVNHPLECGVCDQSGECELQNYTLEMGVDEQHYAIRDTYRPVKEWNFIHYDSSLCIVCERCVTVCKDMIGDAALKTVPRGGDPLDKSWKEQMPKDAYAMWNKLQKSIIGAVAGEELDCTWCGECISVCPVGALVSEDYHYTTNSWELHKIPASCAHCSATCHLYYEMKHTSIENPEPKIYRVTNEFHYQPLCGAGRFGFDFENREAKKDQEQFNRAVEAFKKADTIRFNSFITNEEALILQKLKEKYGYKLINEDAKVYKKFLDNYAQYSGASLPSADIKDVHKSEFVISVGTALKSDNPRARFAFNNAVKMNKGGGIYFHPIKDPVIEALGKTVVPVYHKPLQEEAVLYFILQEFGYVEKLPKYMQEYLNSFVVTKTKEVEETIKEKVKETVEEKVVDEETGEEKVVTKEVEKLVPKKVKKTVEYQTNRLYEVIGAPEDLKEKLAKVLTKAQKKSLILGEDLYAHPRAQNIAKLAGLIDRFTDFDVMIIPPKTNSLGVALICDLDDEPGEYTIGYNAPGDFVLSALGDGDLDMPALNQQEGTFTNIDKRVVPTNVALPYKGYVLNDIARALGVSDKEYTIEFTEELPQEKGYKPLAFDDLPNEFLNDGTEQRGYVLESQKVNLSRKNIEPIAELPEFNGTVVYRCEPVLQFSPFTNKAHQLTEHAKLYASETFMQENGLQEGDKVNIKRDDINITLEVALDDKIGSGAYIGTFDKSIDVEPFQKGYRFKEVTIQKV from the coding sequence ATGAGTGAAAAAATCAAAATTACAATCGATGGCAAAGAGTGTGAAACGGTAGCTGGTGAATATGTGCTCAATGTAGCTCGTGCGAATGGCATTTTTATCCCAGCTATATGCTATTTGACAAATTGTTCACCTACACTAGCATGTAGGCTTTGTCTTGTAGAAGCTGATGGGAAGCAGGTATATGCTTGTAATGCCAAGGCAAAAGATGGTATGAGCATTGTGACAGTCACAGAAAATATTATCAAAGAGCGCCGCGCTATTATGGAAGTCTATGATGTGAATCATCCGCTCGAGTGTGGCGTGTGTGACCAAAGTGGTGAATGTGAATTGCAAAACTATACGTTAGAGATGGGTGTCGATGAGCAGCATTATGCTATACGTGATACGTACCGTCCTGTAAAAGAGTGGAATTTTATCCACTATGATTCATCTTTATGTATCGTTTGTGAGCGGTGTGTGACTGTCTGTAAGGATATGATTGGAGATGCAGCACTCAAAACAGTTCCAAGAGGTGGTGATCCGCTAGATAAATCTTGGAAAGAGCAGATGCCTAAAGATGCATATGCAATGTGGAATAAGCTGCAAAAATCGATTATCGGTGCAGTCGCTGGAGAGGAGCTTGATTGTACATGGTGTGGTGAGTGTATTAGCGTCTGTCCAGTTGGTGCGCTTGTGAGCGAAGACTACCACTACACCACAAATTCTTGGGAACTCCATAAAATCCCAGCTTCTTGTGCACACTGTAGTGCAACATGCCATCTCTACTATGAAATGAAGCATACATCTATCGAAAATCCAGAGCCTAAGATCTATCGCGTGACAAATGAATTTCACTATCAGCCTCTTTGTGGAGCTGGCAGATTTGGATTTGATTTTGAAAACCGCGAAGCAAAAAAAGATCAAGAGCAGTTTAATAGAGCGGTAGAAGCTTTCAAAAAGGCTGATACTATCCGCTTTAATTCATTCATTACCAATGAGGAAGCTCTCATTTTACAAAAACTCAAAGAAAAATATGGCTACAAGCTTATCAATGAGGATGCGAAGGTTTATAAGAAATTCCTCGATAATTACGCCCAATATAGCGGAGCGAGCCTACCAAGCGCAGATATTAAAGATGTGCATAAAAGTGAATTTGTCATCAGTGTAGGTACAGCACTCAAGAGTGATAACCCACGCGCGCGCTTTGCATTTAATAATGCTGTGAAGATGAATAAGGGTGGCGGAATCTACTTCCATCCAATCAAAGATCCTGTGATAGAGGCTCTTGGAAAAACTGTAGTACCGGTCTATCATAAACCCCTCCAGGAAGAGGCGGTGCTCTACTTTATCTTGCAAGAGTTTGGCTATGTAGAGAAGCTTCCTAAATATATGCAAGAGTATCTCAATAGTTTCGTAGTGACAAAAACAAAAGAGGTCGAAGAGACAATAAAAGAAAAAGTCAAAGAGACTGTCGAAGAGAAAGTTGTCGACGAAGAGACAGGTGAAGAAAAAGTTGTCACAAAAGAGGTAGAAAAACTCGTACCGAAAAAAGTAAAAAAAACAGTAGAGTATCAAACAAACAGACTCTATGAAGTGATTGGTGCTCCAGAAGATCTCAAAGAAAAACTTGCTAAAGTGCTCACAAAAGCACAGAAGAAATCTCTCATTCTCGGTGAGGATCTCTACGCACATCCAAGGGCGCAGAATATAGCAAAACTTGCTGGACTCATCGATAGATTTACAGATTTTGATGTGATGATTATTCCACCAAAAACAAATAGTTTGGGAGTAGCACTTATCTGCGATCTTGATGATGAGCCAGGAGAGTACACAATCGGCTATAACGCACCTGGAGACTTTGTACTGAGCGCATTGGGTGATGGGGATCTCGATATGCCAGCACTCAACCAACAAGAGGGAACATTTACAAATATAGATAAACGTGTTGTACCTACAAATGTTGCCTTACCATATAAAGGGTATGTACTCAATGATATAGCAAGAGCACTAGGAGTGAGTGATAAAGAGTATACCATCGAGTTTACCGAGGAGCTTCCACAAGAAAAAGGGTATAAGCCTCTAGCATTCGATGATCTACCAAATGAGTTTTTAAATGATGGGACAGAGCAAAGAGGCTACGTACTTGAGTCACAAAAAGTGAACTTGTCACGCAAAAATATAGAGCCAATAGCAGAGCTACCAGAGTTTAATGGCACAGTCGTCTATCGCTGTGAGCCTGTACTGCAGTTTAGCCCTTTTACCAACAAAGCACATCAGCTAACAGAACATGCAAAACTGTATGCAAGTGAAACATTTATGCAAGAAAATGGCTTGCAAGAGGGTGATAAAGTAAATATTAAAAGAGATGATATTAATATAACGCTAGAAGTAGCGCTTGATGATAAAATTGGTTCAGGTGCATATATAGGGACATTTGATAAGAGTATCGATGTTGAGCCTTTCCAAAAAGGCTATAGATTTAAAGAAGTAACAATCCAAAAGGTGTGA